The Flavobacteriaceae bacterium 3519-10 genome includes a window with the following:
- a CDS encoding UDP-3-O-[3-hydroxymyristoyl] glucosamine N-acyltransferase gives MHKRQKTFAIFGIFLSLQDMEFTASQIAAFIDGKIIGDENATITGVSPIESCEPGHLSFVAQERFAEYIGKAKCSVLIVSEKLLTAETYPTTVIAVEDAYLSFQVLMNLYKEMQGRKTGIEQGAVFHESATVGEDVYVGAFTCVSEKVKIGDGSQIYPQVYIGKNVKIGKNCIIYSGVRIYDYCVVGDDCVIHSNTVIGSDGFGFQPTKDGYQKIPQLGNVILEDHVEIGSNCSIDRGTIGSTVIGRGTKIDNLIQIAHNVKIGQNNVIAAQAGIAGSTTIGDWNQIGGQVGIVGHINIGNQVKIQAQSGVNSGAKDGDVLYGSPAINAGEYRRNYVHFRNFTEIVKRITAIENTSKNNSSE, from the coding sequence TTGCACAAACGGCAAAAAACCTTTGCAATATTTGGGATTTTCCTATCTTTGCAGGATATGGAGTTCACCGCATCGCAGATTGCAGCTTTTATTGACGGAAAAATTATAGGTGACGAAAATGCCACCATCACAGGCGTTTCGCCAATTGAAAGCTGCGAACCCGGGCATCTTTCCTTCGTAGCACAGGAAAGATTTGCTGAGTATATCGGCAAAGCAAAATGCTCAGTTCTTATTGTTTCCGAAAAACTGCTCACTGCAGAAACCTATCCCACCACCGTTATCGCCGTAGAAGATGCCTACCTTTCATTCCAGGTACTCATGAATCTTTACAAAGAGATGCAGGGCCGGAAAACGGGTATCGAACAGGGCGCAGTATTCCACGAAAGTGCCACTGTTGGTGAGGACGTGTATGTGGGTGCTTTCACATGCGTCTCGGAAAAAGTAAAAATTGGTGACGGCAGCCAGATTTATCCTCAGGTTTATATCGGCAAAAATGTAAAGATTGGAAAGAACTGTATTATTTACAGTGGCGTCCGCATCTACGATTACTGCGTGGTTGGCGACGACTGCGTAATACACTCAAACACCGTGATTGGTTCAGACGGTTTCGGGTTTCAGCCTACCAAAGACGGCTATCAGAAGATTCCGCAGTTAGGCAATGTAATTCTTGAAGATCATGTGGAAATAGGTTCAAACTGCAGTATTGACCGCGGGACGATAGGTTCAACCGTCATCGGCAGAGGGACTAAAATCGACAATCTTATTCAGATCGCACATAACGTAAAGATCGGCCAGAACAACGTCATCGCAGCACAGGCCGGCATCGCTGGCTCTACAACTATCGGTGACTGGAACCAGATCGGCGGCCAGGTTGGAATTGTTGGCCATATCAATATTGGAAATCAGGTGAAAATTCAGGCCCAAAGTGGTGTGAATTCGGGAGCTAAGGACGGCGACGTCCTCTACGGATCACCTGCCATAAATGCCGGTGAATATAGAAGAAATTATGTTCATTTCCGGAATTTTACCGAAATCGTAAAGCGGATTACCGCCATTGAGAACACTTCAAAAAATAATAGCAGTGAGTGA
- a CDS encoding Deoxyguanosinetriphosphate triphosphohydrolase yields the protein MTNKFKIINDPVYGFIKIPYEILYDVIEHPYFQRLRRISQTGLLNLIFPGATHTRFHHALGAMHLMFTALETLKLKGVEVSKEEEKSAMLAILLHDIGHGPFSHALENMLMHSWHHEKLSLLLMEKLNEQFGGELSMAIQMFKGQYHRKFFNQLISSQLDVDRLDYLKRDSFYTGVSEGNVNTQRIISMMNVSDDELVIDAKGIYSIENFLTARMFMYWQVYYHKTSALAEHLLVKILSRAKTLVFEGKTLPASKNLNYFLNKKLFENATEEDIFRFTQLDDTDVIQAMKTWVDNDDFMLSYLCKCIIRRNFPKSIISSKPFDTEFIKEKIERTNTVFKIDIGSQLVDQISISLLPYNTETQPIYLLQKDGCKITLECSENQILSSAINQPNTKFILAFPREL from the coding sequence ATGACGAATAAATTCAAGATAATTAATGATCCGGTTTACGGATTCATCAAGATACCGTACGAAATTCTGTATGATGTGATTGAGCATCCTTATTTTCAGCGGCTTCGCCGGATTTCCCAGACGGGTTTGCTTAATTTAATTTTTCCGGGCGCGACGCACACCAGATTTCATCACGCGTTGGGAGCGATGCATCTGATGTTTACCGCACTTGAAACGCTGAAGCTGAAAGGAGTTGAAGTTTCAAAAGAAGAAGAAAAATCGGCAATGCTCGCTATTTTGCTCCACGATATCGGTCACGGGCCGTTTTCGCACGCACTGGAGAATATGCTGATGCACAGCTGGCATCACGAGAAACTCTCGCTTTTGCTGATGGAAAAGCTTAATGAGCAGTTTGGCGGAGAACTTTCGATGGCGATCCAAATGTTTAAAGGGCAATATCACCGGAAATTTTTCAACCAGTTAATTTCTTCCCAGCTGGACGTAGACAGGCTCGATTATCTGAAACGCGACAGTTTTTACACCGGTGTTTCGGAAGGAAATGTAAACACGCAGCGAATTATCTCGATGATGAACGTGTCGGATGACGAACTGGTAATTGACGCAAAAGGAATTTATTCGATTGAAAACTTTCTTACGGCGCGTATGTTCATGTATTGGCAGGTCTATTATCACAAGACTTCTGCGCTCGCGGAGCATCTGCTCGTTAAGATCCTGTCGCGCGCAAAAACGTTGGTTTTCGAAGGTAAAACACTTCCAGCGTCAAAAAACTTAAACTATTTCCTTAATAAAAAACTGTTCGAAAACGCCACCGAAGAAGATATCTTCAGATTTACACAACTCGATGATACTGATGTTATCCAGGCGATGAAAACTTGGGTGGATAATGATGATTTCATGCTTTCATACCTTTGTAAATGCATAATCCGGCGCAATTTTCCAAAGAGTATTATCTCGTCGAAACCTTTTGATACTGAATTTATTAAGGAAAAAATAGAGCGTACAAATACAGTTTTTAAAATAGACATCGGCTCGCAACTTGTCGATCAGATTTCAATCAGTCTGCTGCCGTATAATACCGAAACGCAGCCGATCTATCTTCTTCAGAAAGACGGCTGCAAGATAACACTCGAATGCTCTGAAAATCAGATTTTATCGTCGGCAATCAACCAACCCAACACCAAGTTTATTTTAGCATTTCCGAGGGAACTTTAA
- a CDS encoding response regulator, whose product MAKLIWIDDEVDLLKPHIVFLENKGYKVSPVNNVNEALEMIEKENFQLALLDENMPGISGLEAIPMIKNIDSAIKIVMVTKNEEEHIMEEAIGSQIADYILKPVNPNQVLLSLKKNLQEDTLVEQKTILQYQQEFRNLSMELSYMRSYQDWAEYYKKIVNWEIKFDKVSDNEFSDLLQSQKEEANIQFSKFIENNYEEWLHGGEKPMMSHTLFKDKIKTEVEKEKVLLLMIDNLRYDQWKVIEPLFTKFYNKTSEDYYFSILPTATQYARNSFFAGLLPSEIEKRFPNYWFNDNEEGNKNEHERDFLEDQMKRLGLSGKSMKYLKILNADFERKVLDDFNQHKSNDLLVIVYNFIDILSHAKTDNVIVNQLIRDDKTFRSLTYNWFENSSLLKIIKQAAENGYKLVITTDHGTIYVKKPSKVVGDRETSTNIRYKTGRSLTYENSDVWAISNPEKLFLPKGNLSSKYIFAKNNIFLAYPKNYNHFVNYYKETYQHGGISLEEVIIPISILEPK is encoded by the coding sequence ATGGCAAAATTGATATGGATTGATGATGAAGTAGATTTACTTAAACCTCACATTGTGTTTCTAGAAAACAAAGGATATAAAGTTTCTCCTGTAAATAACGTGAACGAAGCGCTCGAAATGATTGAAAAAGAAAATTTTCAGCTCGCGCTTTTAGATGAAAACATGCCGGGAATTTCGGGCCTCGAAGCAATTCCGATGATTAAAAATATAGATTCGGCAATTAAGATCGTGATGGTAACCAAAAATGAGGAAGAGCACATTATGGAAGAAGCGATCGGTTCGCAGATTGCAGATTACATCCTTAAGCCTGTAAATCCGAATCAGGTGCTGCTTTCATTAAAGAAAAACCTTCAGGAAGATACTCTTGTAGAGCAAAAAACCATTCTGCAGTATCAACAGGAATTCCGAAACCTCTCGATGGAGCTTTCGTACATGAGAAGCTATCAGGATTGGGCGGAGTACTATAAAAAGATTGTCAATTGGGAAATTAAATTCGACAAAGTTTCGGATAATGAATTCTCTGATCTGCTGCAGTCTCAAAAAGAAGAAGCCAACATTCAGTTCTCAAAATTCATTGAAAACAACTATGAAGAATGGCTGCACGGTGGCGAAAAGCCGATGATGAGCCACACGCTTTTTAAAGATAAGATAAAGACGGAGGTAGAAAAAGAAAAGGTTTTGCTGCTGATGATCGATAATCTGCGGTATGACCAATGGAAAGTCATCGAGCCGCTTTTTACCAAATTTTATAACAAAACGTCAGAAGATTACTACTTCAGCATCCTGCCGACGGCTACGCAATATGCGCGTAACTCGTTCTTCGCCGGACTTTTACCGTCGGAGATCGAAAAAAGATTCCCGAATTATTGGTTTAACGACAACGAAGAAGGCAATAAAAATGAGCATGAGCGGGATTTTCTTGAAGATCAGATGAAAAGGTTAGGACTTTCAGGCAAATCAATGAAATACCTTAAAATCCTTAATGCCGATTTCGAAAGAAAGGTGCTTGATGATTTCAATCAGCATAAAAGCAACGACCTTCTTGTGATCGTCTATAACTTTATCGATATTTTATCGCATGCAAAGACAGATAATGTAATTGTAAATCAACTCATTAGAGATGACAAAACGTTCAGATCACTTACGTACAACTGGTTTGAAAATTCGTCGCTTCTTAAAATAATCAAGCAGGCTGCCGAAAACGGCTATAAACTGGTGATTACGACCGATCACGGAACGATCTACGTTAAAAAACCAAGCAAAGTTGTGGGAGACCGCGAAACCTCGACCAACATCCGCTACAAAACCGGCCGAAGCCTGACGTACGAAAACAGCGACGTGTGGGCAATTTCAAACCCTGAAAAACTGTTTTTGCCAAAAGGAAATTTAAGTTCGAAGTATATTTTCGCGAAGAATAACATTTTTCTGGCCTACCCGAAAAATTATAACCATTTCGTAAATTATTATAAAGAAACGTATCAGCACGGCGGTATTTCGCTTGAAGAAGTGATCATCCCAATAAGTATTTTAGAGCCCAAATAG
- a CDS encoding Exodeoxyribonuclease III: MKIISYNVNGIRAAFTKNFVGWLEVADPDIICIQESKAGNDQIDIESFEKIGYHSYWHSAQKKGYSGVGIASKIKPNYVEYGCGIEHYDSEGRIIRADFDDFSVISVYVPSASNIERLGYKMEFCYDFLQYIKNLKKTIPNLIISGDFNICHKPIDIHNPEGLKNASGFLPIEREWLSKFIDECELIDSFRYFNDQPDYYTWWSYRQNSRERNKGWRLDYNFVSNSLKEKLSRAVILKEVFHSDHCPVLVEIKH, translated from the coding sequence ATGAAAATTATATCCTATAACGTGAACGGAATTCGCGCAGCATTTACCAAAAACTTTGTTGGCTGGCTTGAAGTGGCCGATCCCGACATCATCTGTATACAGGAAAGCAAAGCGGGAAACGACCAGATCGATATCGAAAGTTTTGAGAAAATCGGTTACCACAGTTATTGGCACAGCGCGCAGAAGAAAGGATATTCGGGTGTAGGAATTGCTTCTAAAATAAAACCGAATTATGTGGAATACGGTTGCGGCATCGAACATTACGACTCCGAAGGGCGCATCATCAGGGCAGATTTTGATGATTTTTCGGTGATTTCAGTTTATGTGCCCTCTGCTTCCAACATTGAAAGGCTCGGTTATAAAATGGAGTTCTGCTATGATTTTCTTCAATACATTAAAAATTTAAAAAAAACCATTCCGAACCTCATCATTTCCGGAGACTTTAATATCTGCCATAAACCGATTGATATCCATAACCCCGAAGGTTTAAAAAACGCCTCAGGTTTTCTTCCGATTGAACGTGAATGGTTATCGAAATTTATCGACGAATGTGAACTGATAGACAGTTTCAGGTATTTTAATGACCAGCCCGATTATTATACATGGTGGAGCTATCGCCAAAATTCGCGGGAACGGAACAAAGGTTGGCGCCTTGATTATAATTTTGTTTCCAACTCCTTAAAAGAAAAACTTTCACGCGCTGTGATTCTAAAAGAAGTTTTCCACTCCGACCACTGCCCAGTTTTGGTAGAAATCAAACATTAA
- a CDS encoding Amine oxidase, whose protein sequence is METQVLKTHGNPDYDMIVFCHLRWDFVYQRPQHIISRLAKDYKILVVEEPTPTRLNGHSPLEVREITANIHVFRPPVQSIEKIGAFLKKHLKKQTFPVGWFYSPAFIPVLEHLEFDSVIYDCMDELSLFKGASAHLIDQEKQLLAAADIVYTGGKSLYESKKQKHHNVYCFPSSVDVAHFANENAESIEKPYDLRDIPQPIVGYYGVIDERIDLELLKKTAAKCASTSFVMIGPLCKIEEHDLPKADNIYYLGMKSYEELPAYLHYFDIAMMPFALNDSTKYISPTKTLEYMSAYKPIISTRIKDVVRDYSHCISLVTDENDFADAIEKAPTRDLSAYSEILEKTSWDATAEKMSSIIQKVIA, encoded by the coding sequence ATGGAAACACAAGTGCTTAAAACACACGGTAATCCTGATTATGACATGATTGTATTCTGTCATCTGCGTTGGGATTTCGTCTATCAAAGGCCGCAGCATATCATCAGCCGCCTTGCAAAAGATTACAAAATTTTAGTGGTGGAGGAACCAACACCTACACGTCTTAACGGACATTCACCGCTTGAAGTCCGCGAAATTACTGCTAACATCCACGTTTTCAGGCCGCCGGTTCAGAGTATTGAAAAGATTGGGGCTTTCCTTAAAAAACATCTGAAAAAACAAACCTTCCCGGTAGGCTGGTTTTACTCACCTGCGTTTATCCCTGTACTCGAACATCTTGAGTTCGACAGTGTTATTTACGACTGCATGGATGAACTATCCTTATTTAAAGGCGCCTCCGCTCATCTTATTGATCAGGAAAAACAGCTTCTGGCCGCAGCGGACATTGTTTATACCGGCGGGAAATCGCTGTACGAATCTAAAAAACAGAAACATCACAACGTGTACTGCTTCCCAAGTTCGGTAGATGTAGCGCACTTCGCTAATGAAAATGCCGAGTCCATTGAAAAGCCGTACGATCTGCGTGATATTCCGCAACCCATTGTTGGTTATTACGGCGTTATTGATGAGCGTATTGATCTTGAATTGTTGAAAAAGACCGCAGCAAAATGTGCTTCGACCTCATTTGTGATGATTGGCCCACTTTGTAAAATCGAAGAGCACGATCTTCCGAAGGCTGATAACATTTATTATTTGGGAATGAAATCGTATGAAGAGCTGCCGGCGTACCTTCACTACTTTGACATCGCAATGATGCCGTTCGCATTAAATGATTCAACGAAATATATCAGTCCGACGAAAACACTTGAATATATGTCGGCCTACAAACCAATTATCTCAACCAGAATTAAAGATGTAGTTCGTGATTACAGCCACTGCATTTCACTGGTTACGGATGAAAATGATTTTGCAGACGCAATTGAAAAAGCTCCGACAAGAGACCTCTCAGCTTATTCCGAGATTCTGGAGAAAACATCATGGGATGCAACCGCAGAAAAAATGAGTTCAATCATACAAAAAGTAATTGCATGA
- a CDS encoding UDP-galactopyranose mutase codes for MGCNRRKNEFNHTKSNCMTDIDILIVGAGISGATLAERYANIGKKVLIIEKRDHIAGNCFDYLDENGILTSKYGAHLFHTNEKDVWEYVNRFGEWYPWEHRVVARVDDKTVPIPVNITTVNTLFGTNISTEEEMKQWLDNNRVEFSPAKNGEEAVLNRVGPVLYEKMFKHYTVKQWDKYPAELHASVLERIPVRTNYDDRYFSDEFQALPKGGYTKIFEQMLDHPNITVLLNTDYFDVKDQYTGYEKLFYTGPVDRFFEFKKELDKLEYRSINFVTEHLDQEYFQETSVVNYPGNEVDFTRIVEYKHFGNQKSAKTSIVKEYTVDDGEPYYPVPNEKNQLIYEKYKEEADKLTDVYFVGRLANYKYFNMDQAFKNALDLFSSLETQNLKHHATGATF; via the coding sequence ATGGGATGCAACCGCAGAAAAAATGAGTTCAATCATACAAAAAGTAATTGCATGACAGATATAGATATACTAATCGTCGGTGCCGGTATTTCCGGTGCTACGCTGGCGGAACGCTATGCAAATATTGGTAAAAAAGTACTTATCATTGAAAAACGCGATCATATTGCAGGAAACTGTTTCGATTATCTCGACGAAAACGGAATCCTCACCTCAAAATATGGCGCGCACCTATTTCATACCAATGAAAAGGATGTATGGGAGTATGTGAACCGCTTCGGCGAATGGTATCCGTGGGAACACCGCGTTGTTGCCCGCGTGGACGATAAAACTGTACCAATACCGGTAAACATCACCACTGTAAACACTTTATTCGGCACCAATATTTCCACTGAGGAAGAAATGAAACAATGGTTAGATAACAACCGTGTAGAATTTTCGCCCGCGAAAAACGGAGAAGAGGCAGTTTTGAACCGCGTTGGACCTGTGCTTTATGAGAAAATGTTTAAACATTACACCGTAAAGCAGTGGGATAAATATCCGGCCGAACTCCATGCATCAGTACTTGAAAGAATTCCGGTGCGAACCAATTATGATGACCGCTATTTTTCGGATGAATTTCAGGCCTTGCCAAAAGGTGGTTATACTAAGATTTTTGAGCAAATGCTTGATCACCCAAACATCACCGTCTTGCTGAACACCGACTATTTCGACGTGAAAGACCAGTACACAGGATACGAAAAACTGTTTTATACAGGCCCAGTCGACCGCTTTTTTGAGTTTAAAAAAGAACTTGACAAGCTTGAATACCGCTCCATCAATTTCGTGACTGAGCATCTGGATCAGGAATATTTTCAGGAAACTAGCGTCGTGAACTATCCGGGTAATGAAGTGGATTTCACGCGAATTGTAGAATACAAACATTTCGGGAACCAAAAATCAGCGAAAACAAGTATCGTGAAGGAATATACAGTGGATGATGGTGAGCCCTACTACCCTGTTCCCAATGAAAAAAACCAGTTGATCTACGAGAAATATAAAGAAGAAGCAGATAAACTTACAGACGTTTATTTCGTGGGCCGTCTTGCGAATTACAAATATTTCAATATGGATCAGGCCTTTAAGAATGCTTTGGATTTATTTTCGTCATTAGAAACGCAAAATCTGAAACATCATGCAACAGGAGCCACTTTTTAA
- a CDS encoding glycerol-3-phosphate cytidylyltransferase, producing METSKKIIGITFSCFDLLHAGHVRMLAEAKQQCDYLIVGLQTDPTIDRPEKNKPTQTVVERYIQLKGCKYVDEIVPYTTEKDLEDILKLYPIDVRIIGVEYKDKEFTGRDFCERKNIKLFYNERNHRFSSTNLRKEVYKRESLKLNGASHGMEKIS from the coding sequence ATGGAAACTTCAAAAAAAATAATTGGTATCACCTTCAGCTGCTTCGATCTGCTTCACGCAGGCCATGTGCGTATGCTGGCTGAGGCAAAACAGCAGTGTGATTATCTTATTGTGGGCCTTCAGACCGATCCGACTATCGACAGGCCTGAAAAAAACAAGCCGACGCAAACCGTTGTTGAACGTTACATTCAGCTTAAAGGCTGCAAATATGTTGACGAGATTGTGCCCTATACCACCGAAAAAGACCTCGAGGATATTCTTAAACTCTACCCAATCGATGTAAGGATTATTGGTGTTGAATATAAGGACAAGGAGTTTACCGGCAGAGATTTCTGCGAGAGAAAGAATATTAAACTATTTTATAATGAACGCAATCACCGTTTTTCGAGTACCAATTTACGCAAGGAAGTCTATAAACGAGAAAGTCTTAAACTGAACGGTGCAAGTCATGGAATGGAGAAAATCAGTTGA